The Triticum dicoccoides isolate Atlit2015 ecotype Zavitan chromosome 6A, WEW_v2.0, whole genome shotgun sequence genome has a window encoding:
- the LOC119315772 gene encoding C2 and GRAM domain-containing protein At1g03370-like, protein MGAVARPEPAQRSAPMRLCVHVLEARGLPAIYLNGSSDPYVRLQLGRRRAKTTVVKRSLSPVWDEEFGFLVADVAEDLVVSVLNENRFFSTDFLGRVKVPLSAILETEDHSLATAWYQLQPKSSKFRSKKRGEICLKIYLSVREGHCNESQNILMQLINDTPCSSTRSIETNESSLSAVASSLDQSACASMDRAFYRSGVDQLTQSNTDQKVPSSLPCGTTQQAVILEPEEDDGDATGNASSVVEVLARYFRKAADAGPSLTSDPDPIDQFQETEIAGSSENGKNGMPEVNLDELLKTMESKDQGGAMPGNLPGGVLLEQSYIIKPAELNAMLFSANSDFWPAVAEVQGLSGFQIDPWKYENNENSVKRTLTYTKAASKLVKAVKATEKQTYLKAAGNSFAVLSSVSTPEVPCGNCFKVEILYCIIPGTPLQSKEQTSQLTISWRLNFVQSTMLKGMIENGTRQGLREGYAQFTELLSKKIKVAELDDTKSSKDKILASLQTHEQSNWKLVARFLGSFAFIFSFTVAVYGIAHLRLVKPSKMVHGGLEYFGIDLPDSIGEVVFCALLILQGKNIFKVGQRFLQAWRKRGSDHGVKAHGDGWLLTVALIEGSGIVGAGTPGLADPYVVFMCNGKRKTSSVKFQTSEPKWNEIFEFDAMDDPPSRLDVVVHDSDGPLDDNAIGRTEINFVKNNLSDLDDTWLPLDGRFAQGSEPKLHLRIFLNNSRGTEVVMNYLEKMGKEVGKKMPLRSSQTNSSFRKLFSLPPEEFLIDDFTCHLKRKMPLQGRLFLSPRIIGFYSNIFGRKTKFFFLWEDIDDIQVVPPSLSTVGSPSLMIILQKDRGLEARHGAKTQDPQGRLRFHFQTFVSFNDAHRVIMALWKTRSSGLEQKGETTDKEPEPKQLPNEEVSLLGNEDVKMSEVYSAVLSVDVNALMEMFSGGPLEHKVMQKAGCVDYSPTEWEPVNRNIYQRQISFRLSKYGGEATTKQQKYNLQNRDGWVLEEVMTLQGVLHEDYSSIQLKYHMMSTALKPNSCSIQVMLGIVWLKGTRHQKKATKNVMSNSTNRLKEIFSEVEKELSSRKGVS, encoded by the exons ATGGGCGCGGTGGCGCGCCCGGAGCCGGCCCAGCGGAGCGCGCCGATGCGGCTGTGCGTGCACGTGCTGGAGGCGCGGGGGCTCCCGGCCATCTACCTCAACGGCTCCAGCGACCCCTACGTGCGCCTGCAGCTCGGGAGGCGGCGGGCCAAGACGACGGTGGTCAAGCGGAGCCTCAGCCCCGTCTGGGACGAGGAGTTCGGCTTCCTCGTCGCGGACGTTGCCGAGGACCTCGTCGTCTCCGTGCTCAACGAGAACAGGTTCTTCAGCACCGACTTCCTCGGCCGCGTCAAGGTGCCGCTCTCCGCCATCCTGGAGACGGAGGACCACTCGCTCGCCACCGCCTGGTACCAGCTCCAGCCCAAGAGCAGCAAGTTCAGGAGCAAAAAACGCG GTGAAATTTGCCTGAAGATATACCTATCGGTTAGGGAAGGCCACTGCAATGAGTCGCAAAACATTCTGATGCAACTTATCAACGATACGCCGTGCAGCTCAACTAGGTCAATTGAAACTAACGAGTCCTCCTTATCAGCAGTTGCTAGCAGCCTGGATCAATCAGCCTGCGCTAGCATGGACCGTGCATTCTACCGTAGTGGTGTGGATCAGTTGACCCAAAGCAACACGGACCAAAAAGTCCCGAGCAGCCTTCCTTGTGGCACCACACAGCAAGCAGTTATTCTGGAGCCTGAAGAGGATGACGGCGATGCTACCGGCAATGCATCATCAGTAGTGGAGGTCTTGGCTCGATACTTCCGTAAAGCTGCTGATGCCGGACCTTCTCTAACATCAGACCCCGATCCCATAGATCAGTTTCAAGAAACAGAAATAGCTGGATCCTCTGAAAATGGCAAGAACGGCATGCCCGAAGTTAATCTTGATGAACTACTGAAAACTATGGAGTCTAAAGATCAAGGTGGTGCAATGCCAGGAAACTTACCTGGTGGCGTTCTGCTGGAGCAATCTTACATTATTAAACCAGCTGAATTGAATGCCATGCTGTTTTCAGCGAATTCAGATTTCTGGCCAGCAGTTGCAGAAGTTCAAGGACTAAGTGGGTTTCAAATTGATCCCTGGAAATATGAGAATAACGAAAATTCTGTGAAAAGGACATTAACTTACACAAAAGCTGCAAGCAAATTAGTCAAGGCTGTAAAAGCTACAGAAAAGCAGACATACTTGAAGGCAGCTGGAAATTCGTTTGCTGTGCTTTCTAGTGTTAGTACTCCTGAAGTTCCCTGCGGTAATTGTTTCAAGGTGGAGATATTGTACTGTATAATACCAGGTACCCCATTGCAATCTAAAGAACAAACCTCACAGCTGACTATAAGTTGGCGCCTCAACTTTGTTCAGAGCACAATGCTGAAAGGAATGATTGAGAATGGAACAAGGCAAGGCCTCAGAGAAGGATATGCACAGTTCACTGAATTGCTTTCCAAGAAAATCAAAGTAGCTGAGCTAGATGACACTAAATCGAGCAAAGACAAGATTCTAGCTTCACTGCAGACTCATGAACAATCCAACTGGAAGCTGGTTGCCCGCTTCCTTGGGAGCTTTGCATTCATATTCTCATTTACTGTTGCAGTGTATGGCATTGCACACCTTCGTTTAGTCAAGCCCAGTAAAATGGTGCATGGAGGGCTTGAATATTTTGGTATTGATCTTCCAGATTCAATTGGGGAGGTTGTATTTTGTGCTCTTTTGATTCTTCAGGGGAAGAATATCTTCAAAGTAGGTCAACGTTTTTTGCAGGCCTGGAGAAAACGTG GCAGCGATCATGGGGTCAAAGCTCATGGTGATGGCTGGTTGCTGACTGTTGCACTTATTGAGGGAAGCGGCATAGTAGGTGCAGGCACACCAGGCTTGGCTGATCCTTATGTAGTTTTTATGTGCAATGGGAAGAGGAAAACTAGCTCAGTTAAGTTCCAGACATCAGAACCAAAATGGAATG AGATATTTGAATTTGATGCAATGGATGATCCCCCATCAAGGTTGGACGTGGTTGTGCATGATTCAGATGGACCACTCGATGATAATGCTATTGGTCGCACAGAAATAAATTTTGTGAAAAACAATTTGTCAGATTTGGATGATACATGGCTTCCTCTCGATGGAAGGTTTGCCCAAGGATCTGAGCCCAAGTTACATTTAAGAATTTTTTTGAACAACTCACGTGGGACTGAAGTTGTTATGAATTATCTGGAAAAGATGGGGAAAGAAGTCGGCAAGAAG ATGCCCTTGAGGTCCTCTCAGACAAATTCATCATTCCGTAAGCTCTTTAGCCTTCCTCCAGAAGAATTTCTTATTGATGATTTCACCTGCCACCTAAAAAGGAAAATGCCACTTCAG GGGCGCCTCTTTCTTTCCCCAAGAAtaattggattttattccaatataTTTGGGCGGAAAACCAAGTTTTTCTTTCTTTGGGAAGACATTGATGATATCCAGGTTGTTCCACCGTCTCTTTCAACAGTTGGCAGTCCATCCTTGATGATCATCCTCCAGAAGGACAGAGGTCTAGAAGCCAGGCATGGTGCCAAAACACAGGATCCTCAAGGAAGACTGAGGTTCCATTTCCAAACATTTGTCTCATTCAACGATGCTCACAG AGTTATTATGGCACTTTGGAAAACACGGTCATCGGGTCTAGAACAAAAGGGAGAGACGACCGACAAAGAACCTGAACCAAAACAGCTCCCCAATGAAGAAGTTTCTCTGTTGGGCAACGAAGACGTAAAAATGTCAGAAGTCTACTCGGCTGTTCTTTCTGTTGAT GTCAATGCCTTGATGGAGATGTTCTCCGGAGGTCCACTGGAACACAAGGTGATGCAGAAGGCTGGTTGTGTTGACTACTCACCAACAGAATGGGAGCCAGTAAACCGAAACATATACCAGAGGCAGATCAGCTTTAGGCTATCAAAATATGGAGGAGAAGCGACAACCAAGCAACAAAAATATAACTTACAGAATCGAGACGGGTGGGTCCTTGAGGAGGTCATGACCCTCCAAGGCGTCCTGCATGAAGACTATTCGAGT ATCCAGCTCAAGTACCATATGATGAGCACGGCGTTGAAACCAAACTCCTGTAGCATTCAGGTGATGTTAGGGATTGTCTGGTTGAAGGGCACTAGGCACCAAAAGAAGGCTACAAAGAATGTCATGTCGAATTCCACCAACAGGCTGAAAGAAATATTCTCAGAAGTCGAAAAGGAGCTTTCATCCAGAAAAG GTGTGAGTTAA